From Armatimonadota bacterium, one genomic window encodes:
- a CDS encoding transposase, producing GWLGPSGRHGGSDSLELSHCNDFDTLRADGLFKLALGRAPVTGAALGSQPTLSRLENAVGAKDLVRMSAALVELFVECRRATPPTRIILDADATR from the coding sequence AGGATGGCTAGGCCCTTCGGGCCGCCATGGCGGCTCCGACTCGTTGGAGCTTAGCCACTGCAATGATTTCGACACCCTGCGCGCCGATGGGTTGTTCAAACTGGCGCTGGGGCGGGCGCCGGTGACGGGCGCCGCGCTGGGTAGCCAACCGACGCTGTCGCGGCTGGAGAATGCGGTAGGAGCCAAGGATCTGGTGCGCATGTCGGCGGCGCTGGTGGAGCTGTTCGTGGAGTGCCGGCGGGCGACGCCGCCGACCCGCATCATCCTGGATGCGGACGCCACCCG